The following DNA comes from Cucurbita pepo subsp. pepo cultivar mu-cu-16 unplaced genomic scaffold, ASM280686v2 Cp4.1_scaffold001668, whole genome shotgun sequence.
ACAAACTAAGATACTCAGACAATCCAACATAAAACGAGTAAGGTATTAAGGAAGCCCACCTTATCATTGACGTTAGCTCCTTTCAGCCTCTGGGTATGTATATAACGCCCTGGAAAGACTATATATTGGCGGGATCCAATCTATTAAAACAGACACACAAAACAATGACCAATGCTACCGTATAATAAACGTAAATCGCAGCACAAAAATCCCATCTGAAGAGTAACAGTAACAGATTAATCCACCATTTTTCACAAATACAGAACGAAAGGAGGAGCTGAAATCAAAATGCAAGAAAGTAGTTACGTGAAATTAAACACTGACCATAACTACCGCAAAGATTTCCTCGCGCTTGGGGGCCTCTTCCGAGGGGACTTCAACAGTTTGGGAAGCGGCAGGTTCAGACTCGATTACCGCCGCTTCGGACTCGGAGGACTTGAGGAGGAAGGGCAATGCAGGGTGGGAAGAAGTAACCGAAGAAGAGGAGAGTTTgagggaagaagatgaagtagAAAGGGCAAAATTGAAGGAATCATAGTGGGAATTTGAGGGGAAATTTGGagttgaagaaggaaaattCTGCTTGGCGGAG
Coding sequences within:
- the LOC111786386 gene encoding 50S ribosomal protein L21, chloroplastic-like, which codes for MASLTLSLCSHFASHCRLSAKQNFPSSTPNFPSNSHYDSFNFALSTSSSSLKLSSSSVTSSHPALPFLLKSSESEAAVIESEPAASQTVEVPSEEAPKREEIFAVVMIGSRQYIVFPGRYIHTQRLKGANVNDKITLNKVLLVGTKTEAYIGKPIVTNAAVHAVVEEQGLDKKVIVFKYKKKKNYRRNIGHRQPNTRIRITEISGYQGYPASTLES